Proteins co-encoded in one uncultured Draconibacterium sp. genomic window:
- a CDS encoding PhoH family protein: MLSKTKKSKIFVLDTNVILHDHTCIYQFQDNDIILPITVLEELDKFKRGNDLINFQAREFTRVLDEIVGDDIFNGGKSLGVGKGRLRIETGKPFSDELKASFREDIPDHRILAIADFTARTYPRRKTVLISKDINLRMKAKSLGIQAEDYKTDQVTDENILDKTITTFDNFDDQMIDQLYQQGSFAKADVKDFTPDANECYIFRGNQSSALARYDGKSERIYRVEKKSAYGIKPRNAEQTFSLNMLMDPEVRLMALTGKAGTGKTLLALAAAIEQHRQYEQILLARPIVALSNRDLGYLPGDANEKINPYMQPLFDNLAVIKHTFNPRSNEYQLIEEMVKEEKLNITPLAYIRGRSLSNAFFIIDEAQNLTPHEIKTIITRAGEGTKMIFTGDLWQIDSPYLDMKSNGLAYMVDRMRNQELFAHINLVKGERSYLAELASNLL, from the coding sequence ATGCTGAGTAAAACTAAAAAGAGTAAAATTTTCGTTCTCGACACCAACGTAATTTTACACGATCACACCTGTATTTACCAGTTCCAGGATAACGACATTATCCTTCCGATTACAGTACTCGAGGAGCTGGACAAGTTTAAACGAGGAAACGACCTTATCAACTTTCAGGCACGCGAATTTACCAGGGTGCTCGATGAAATTGTTGGAGATGACATTTTTAACGGCGGGAAATCGCTCGGTGTAGGAAAAGGCCGATTACGCATTGAAACCGGAAAACCGTTCTCGGATGAACTAAAAGCTTCGTTTCGTGAAGATATTCCAGACCATAGAATTCTGGCTATTGCTGATTTTACAGCCAGAACTTATCCACGCCGAAAAACGGTACTGATCAGCAAGGACATCAACCTTCGGATGAAGGCCAAGTCCTTGGGCATACAAGCAGAAGATTACAAAACCGACCAGGTTACCGACGAGAATATACTGGATAAAACCATCACTACGTTCGATAATTTTGACGACCAAATGATCGATCAGCTATACCAGCAAGGTTCGTTTGCGAAAGCCGACGTGAAAGATTTTACGCCCGATGCCAACGAGTGTTACATATTCAGAGGCAACCAATCGAGCGCATTGGCGCGATACGACGGTAAATCGGAACGTATTTACCGGGTAGAGAAAAAATCGGCTTACGGCATAAAACCACGTAATGCAGAACAAACATTTAGTTTGAATATGCTGATGGATCCGGAAGTACGACTAATGGCTCTTACCGGAAAGGCCGGAACCGGAAAAACACTGCTTGCACTGGCTGCTGCAATTGAGCAACACCGCCAATACGAACAGATACTTCTGGCCCGCCCCATTGTAGCATTAAGTAACCGCGACCTTGGCTATTTGCCGGGCGATGCCAACGAAAAGATCAATCCGTACATGCAACCGCTTTTCGATAATTTAGCTGTAATTAAACATACTTTCAATCCGCGAAGCAACGAATACCAGCTTATTGAAGAGATGGTGAAAGAAGAAAAACTAAACATAACGCCACTGGCTTACATTCGCGGAAGAAGTTTATCGAATGCCTTCTTCATAATCGACGAAGCACAAAACCTTACTCCGCACGAAATTAAAACCATTATTACACGTGCCGGCGAAGGAACCAAAATGATATTTACCGGCGACTTGTGGCAGATCGACTCGCCTTACCTCGATATGAAATCGAATGGTTTGGCCTACATGGTTGATCGCATGCGCAACCAGGAATTATTTGCACACATTAATCTGGTGAAAGGCGAACGAAGTTATCTGGCCGAACTTGCCAGTAACTTGTTATAA
- the mtaB gene encoding tRNA (N(6)-L-threonylcarbamoyladenosine(37)-C(2))-methylthiotransferase MtaB: MDYKGKKAAFYTLGCKLNFSETSTIAGSFKEVGFDRVEFDEKADVYVINTCSVTNQGDKASRNIVRKAVKQNPNAMVIVVGCYSQLKPDEVGHIEGVDMVLGTQEKFHIPHYLGDLQKRETTEIKTTRLANIKNYHKAFSWGDRTRSFLKIQDGCDYYCSFCTIPYARGRSRNDNIVDTVKEAQKSVQKGYKEIILTGVNIGDFGKSTGENFLDLLKALEQVEGLERLRLGSVEPNLLKDEIIELVSNSKVIMPHFHLPLQSGSDEILSLMKRKYSTDLYRKRVERIREIVPHAFIGVDVIAGTNGETEKYFQESFDFLNSLEISQLHAFTYSERSGTQALKIPWKVDVEERKNRTQKYISLSEKKLRAFYEKHIGVSQTALFEAQKKQDKMFGFTENYIKVEVPYQEELVNKLGSVKLRSILPNGNVAVDFNA, translated from the coding sequence ATGGATTACAAGGGGAAGAAAGCTGCTTTTTACACATTGGGTTGTAAACTTAATTTTTCAGAAACGTCGACTATTGCCGGCTCTTTTAAAGAGGTTGGTTTTGATCGTGTTGAGTTTGATGAAAAAGCTGATGTATACGTTATTAATACCTGCTCTGTTACCAACCAGGGAGATAAGGCTAGTCGTAATATTGTACGCAAGGCCGTAAAACAAAATCCAAATGCCATGGTAATTGTGGTGGGTTGCTACTCGCAGCTAAAACCCGACGAAGTAGGTCACATCGAAGGTGTTGACATGGTGTTGGGAACACAGGAAAAGTTTCATATCCCTCACTACCTCGGCGACCTGCAAAAACGCGAAACTACCGAGATTAAAACAACTCGCTTAGCCAACATAAAAAACTATCACAAAGCATTTTCGTGGGGCGACCGCACACGTAGTTTTCTGAAAATACAGGATGGTTGCGATTATTATTGCTCGTTTTGCACCATCCCGTATGCACGCGGACGAAGCAGAAACGACAACATTGTAGATACGGTTAAAGAAGCACAAAAATCCGTTCAGAAAGGATATAAAGAAATTATACTTACTGGTGTAAACATTGGTGACTTCGGCAAATCTACCGGCGAGAATTTTCTTGATCTGTTAAAAGCACTGGAACAAGTAGAAGGCCTCGAAAGACTGCGTTTAGGATCGGTTGAACCCAACTTGCTTAAAGACGAGATTATCGAACTGGTATCCAACTCGAAAGTCATCATGCCGCATTTTCATTTGCCTTTGCAATCGGGCTCCGATGAAATTCTGTCGCTGATGAAACGAAAATACTCTACCGACTTGTACCGAAAACGAGTAGAGCGCATTCGCGAAATTGTACCACATGCATTTATTGGTGTTGATGTAATTGCCGGTACCAACGGAGAAACAGAAAAGTATTTCCAGGAATCGTTCGACTTCCTCAATAGTTTGGAAATTTCGCAACTGCATGCGTTTACCTACTCTGAAAGAAGTGGAACGCAGGCCTTGAAAATTCCGTGGAAAGTAGATGTGGAAGAGCGCAAAAACCGTACACAGAAATACATTAGCTTGTCGGAGAAAAAGCTGAGGGCTTTCTATGAAAAACATATTGGCGTATCACAAACAGCACTTTTCGAGGCCCAGAAAAAACAAGACAAAATGTTTGGGTTCACCGAAAACTACATCAAAGTGGAAGTGCCCTATCAAGAAGAACTGGTAAATAAGCTGGGTAGCGTAAAATTAAGGTCAATTCTGCCAAACGGTAACGTTGCTGTAGATTTCAACGCCTGA
- a CDS encoding inositol monophosphatase family protein produces the protein MDYKELCFQVQNIAHSTGNFIRGEQKNISEKNIEIKSVASLVTYVDKTAEKQIVDSLKELLPEAGFVAEEGTAESNNEKYTWFVDPLDGTTNYLHGLAPHSVSIALAEGNELVLGVVYEIGADEMFYSWKGGPAYCNEEIIQTAKRSKSEDTLIATGFPYYDFDKVDEYIGAMKELMQSTRGIRRFGSAAIDLCYVAAGRFDAFYEHALHAWDVAAGVFILQQAGGKTTDFSGGNNWLFGGEIVSASNAYFPEFFGIVNKYLGSK, from the coding sequence ATGGATTACAAAGAACTTTGTTTTCAGGTACAAAATATTGCCCACAGCACTGGTAATTTTATACGTGGCGAACAAAAAAATATTTCTGAGAAAAATATTGAAATTAAAAGTGTTGCCAGCCTGGTAACCTACGTTGATAAAACGGCAGAAAAACAAATTGTTGATTCATTGAAAGAGCTGCTTCCCGAAGCCGGTTTTGTTGCCGAAGAAGGAACTGCCGAATCAAATAACGAAAAATACACATGGTTTGTCGATCCGTTGGATGGAACAACCAACTATTTGCACGGATTAGCACCGCACTCGGTTAGTATTGCTTTGGCCGAAGGGAACGAATTGGTATTGGGTGTTGTTTACGAGATTGGCGCCGACGAGATGTTTTATTCGTGGAAAGGTGGCCCGGCTTACTGCAACGAAGAAATCATTCAAACAGCCAAGCGATCAAAATCGGAAGACACGCTGATTGCTACCGGATTCCCATACTACGATTTTGATAAAGTAGATGAATACATTGGAGCGATGAAAGAACTGATGCAATCAACTCGCGGAATTCGCCGTTTTGGATCGGCAGCCATTGATTTGTGTTACGTTGCGGCCGGTCGTTTCGATGCTTTTTACGAACATGCACTACATGCCTGGGATGTTGCAGCAGGCGTATTTATTCTGCAACAGGCAGGCGGAAAAACTACCGATTTTAGCGGTGGCAACAACTGGTTGTTTGGTGGCGAAATTGTATCAGCCAGCAATGCTTATTTCCCGGAATTCTTTGGAATCGTAAATAAATATCTGGGTTCAAAATAG
- a CDS encoding glycosyltransferase family 2 protein yields the protein MSKDKKIAIVILNWNGVKLFPDYLPSVIENSKGENIEIIVADNGSTDNSIEYLKANFPEVTLLDLKKNYGFAKGYNVALNQIYADYFVLLNSDVKVKPNWIQPCIDHFEQNEKIVAVQPKVLSFNEPELFEYAGAAGGFIDKFGYPFCRGRILDHVEKDENQYNTSSEIFWATGACMFVRAEAFKNAGGLDADFWAHMEEIDLCWRWKNQGYKIVYEPSSVVYHLGGGSLEYGNPKKVYLNFRNNLYMLYKNLPKKNFLPLFLSRMILDGVAAAKFLVGTEFKAFGAVAKAHRDFYKNLSALRKKRKNLLKSASVNNHKQIYSKSIMWKFFVQKKYKFAELNFNPE from the coding sequence ATGAGCAAAGACAAAAAGATTGCCATAGTTATTTTAAACTGGAACGGGGTAAAGCTTTTTCCCGATTATCTCCCATCCGTAATCGAAAATTCAAAAGGCGAAAACATCGAAATAATTGTTGCCGACAACGGATCAACCGATAATTCTATTGAGTATTTGAAAGCCAATTTCCCGGAAGTTACATTGCTTGACCTCAAAAAAAATTATGGATTTGCCAAAGGTTACAATGTGGCTTTAAATCAAATTTACGCCGATTATTTCGTGCTACTAAATTCTGACGTTAAGGTGAAACCAAACTGGATTCAACCTTGTATCGACCATTTTGAGCAAAATGAAAAAATTGTTGCCGTTCAGCCCAAAGTTTTGAGTTTTAATGAACCCGAACTTTTTGAATATGCCGGAGCCGCCGGAGGTTTCATCGATAAATTTGGCTACCCGTTTTGCCGTGGCCGTATTCTAGACCATGTCGAAAAGGATGAAAATCAATATAACACTTCCAGCGAAATATTTTGGGCAACCGGAGCGTGTATGTTTGTAAGGGCCGAAGCTTTTAAAAACGCAGGCGGCCTTGATGCTGATTTCTGGGCACACATGGAAGAAATTGATTTGTGCTGGCGCTGGAAAAATCAGGGCTACAAAATTGTATACGAACCAAGCAGTGTAGTTTATCACCTGGGAGGCGGAAGCCTTGAATATGGAAATCCTAAAAAGGTATATCTCAACTTCCGTAACAACCTTTATATGTTGTATAAAAACCTGCCTAAAAAGAATTTTCTTCCACTGTTTTTAAGCCGAATGATTTTGGATGGAGTTGCCGCTGCTAAGTTTTTAGTGGGCACCGAATTTAAAGCTTTCGGTGCTGTGGCAAAAGCACATCGCGATTTCTACAAAAACCTTTCGGCATTACGCAAAAAAAGAAAGAATTTGTTAAAATCGGCAAGTGTTAATAATCATAAACAGATCTATTCGAAAAGCATCATGTGGAAGTTCTTTGTGCAGAAAAAATATAAATTTGCCGAACTGAATTTCAATCCAGAATAA
- a CDS encoding thioesterase family protein, producing MQKLTFQEPVYTYHIDIVGHVNNIIYIQWMENGRVKLLEEMGFPVTDLTENEGILPILTDTSITYKKPFFIHNSVKIELWVSKLNNASAILEFRFYNENDELCATGHQKGLFINTKTMRPARLSEKHRKGFEKYLIPN from the coding sequence ATGCAAAAATTAACATTTCAAGAACCCGTTTATACTTATCACATTGATATTGTTGGCCATGTAAATAACATTATTTACATCCAATGGATGGAAAACGGAAGGGTGAAGTTATTGGAAGAAATGGGATTCCCGGTTACTGATTTAACCGAAAACGAAGGAATATTACCCATTTTAACAGATACCAGTATTACATACAAGAAACCCTTTTTTATTCACAATTCGGTAAAAATTGAACTTTGGGTTTCGAAACTAAATAACGCCTCGGCAATTCTTGAATTCAGGTTTTACAATGAGAATGATGAATTATGTGCAACAGGCCATCAAAAAGGATTATTTATTAATACCAAAACCATGCGCCCGGCCAGATTGTCGGAAAAACACCGGAAGGGATTTGAAAAATATTTAATTCCTAATTAA
- a CDS encoding alpha/beta hydrolase has protein sequence MKRFFIFCITLCVVFQTEAQNYISEDVTCYSDSISLCGSLTYPEGAGPFPTIIIVSGTGKQDRDGRFAEHRPFFEISDYLTQRGFAVLRMDDRGVGESSGVYEEATTLDFADDVLAEIKFLKNKSIVDTTKIGLIGHSEGGAVAFIVASSSPDISFVISLAGLAVDGFESLVLQNRAILESDKNLTKDLIEDYMQLYIALFRTVKETSLDNDIELPLQKAFEQWRKRQPEEKLKALDMVNGHDQMFINSYIRAAQTRWYRQMIKYNPAEYISKIKVPVLALNGEKDIMVTPDENLAAIATFLDEAGNKNYKTIKLEGLNHMFQHCNECTMAEIPSLPEAISPEVLRIMGDWLKELYP, from the coding sequence GTGAAGCGATTTTTTATTTTTTGTATCACCTTGTGTGTTGTTTTTCAAACAGAAGCACAAAATTATATTAGCGAAGATGTTACCTGTTATTCCGATTCTATTAGCCTTTGCGGTAGTTTAACATATCCTGAAGGTGCGGGGCCTTTTCCAACCATAATTATTGTTTCAGGAACAGGTAAACAAGATCGTGATGGTCGTTTTGCGGAGCATCGCCCTTTTTTCGAAATTTCAGATTATCTGACCCAAAGAGGTTTTGCAGTGTTGAGAATGGACGACCGGGGAGTTGGTGAAAGTTCAGGAGTTTACGAAGAGGCAACTACATTGGATTTTGCTGATGATGTTCTGGCTGAGATCAAATTCCTAAAGAATAAGAGTATTGTTGATACTACAAAAATTGGACTGATTGGACATAGCGAGGGTGGGGCAGTTGCTTTTATTGTGGCGTCATCGTCGCCCGATATAAGTTTTGTTATTTCTCTTGCCGGATTAGCTGTCGATGGTTTTGAGAGTCTTGTCTTACAAAACCGGGCAATCTTAGAATCAGATAAAAATCTTACCAAAGATTTGATAGAAGATTACATGCAGCTTTATATTGCTTTGTTTCGGACTGTAAAAGAAACGTCTCTTGATAATGATATTGAGCTTCCTCTTCAAAAAGCATTTGAACAATGGAGGAAACGGCAACCGGAAGAAAAACTGAAGGCATTGGATATGGTAAATGGCCACGACCAAATGTTTATCAACAGCTATATTCGTGCGGCGCAAACACGATGGTACCGACAAATGATTAAATATAACCCTGCTGAATACATTTCAAAAATAAAGGTTCCGGTATTGGCCCTTAATGGAGAAAAAGACATTATGGTTACACCCGATGAAAACCTGGCAGCTATAGCAACGTTTCTGGATGAAGCTGGAAACAAAAATTATAAAACAATAAAACTGGAAGGGCTTAACCATATGTTTCAGCATTGTAATGAATGTACAATGGCAGAGATACCCTCGTTGCCCGAAGCAATTTCTCCTGAAGTGCTAAGAATAATGGGCGACTGGTTGAAGGAATTATACCCATAA
- a CDS encoding T9SS type A sorting domain-containing protein: MGKFFTSVTLGFLFMVIVPSSWAQSSSEAVRTVKTYSYALGETRPESSDSETSYFYNSDNQLVMELTPSNMKVYHYNSAALKDSLIAYYWNSDQKSWTLSSKTSYEYDTQDQLIRENSYGSTGEITSYFLYENYVNGLYQDRKTMSPDGMSIYYWSHLDYTFDGNDVVAEIQSRIASTESVNDTIILGKVDYSYTDAVKTSAVFSAYMDSEYYADTLGTWSESYAYDGSGKLTVKSVTSVSRYGKYVQDFDYLYETYNSAYAPSGVVAALKTGNDVLPNIVEISWNAASSSDVTGYQVMCDTIVSDIITGNSYTVPSSAMNGKHIYAVLPVVSGTLRNISEMVSLTVNDEGVLPAENLKITAVSAKNDEDGSYDVTLTWDAPETTSAIQNYRVYYSSYDYIETSETEAVVNIPSYYAESTNGEGDTYGAEISLYVVTFYETGISANSDTVTCVPYDGTIGAQAQSSSEAVRTVKTYSYALGETRPEASDSETSYFYNSDNQLVMELTPSNMKAYHYSSAGLKDSLIAYYWNSDQKSWTLSSKTSYEYDAQDQLIRENSYGSTGEITSYFLYENYVNGLYQDRKTMSPDGMSIYYWSHLDYTFDGNDVVAEIQSRIASTESGNDTIILGKVDYSYTDAVKTSAVFSAYMDSEYYADTLGTWSESYAYDGSGQLTVKSVTSVSRYGKYVQDFDYLYETYNSAYAPSGVVAALKTGNDVLPNIVEISWNAASSSDVTGYQVMCDTIVSDIITGTSYTVPSSAMNGEHIYAVLPVVSGTLRNISEMVSLRVNDEGVVPAENLKITAVSAKNEEDGSYDVTLTWDAPETTSTIQNYRVYYSSYDYIETSETEAVVNIPSYYAESTNGEGDTYGAEISLYVVTFYETGISANSDTVTCVPYDGTITAVGEVLQATSLKMYPNPATDYLNFSEPVSVNIFNMHGQLVKSINTFNSNIEVSTLQNGVYLVALKNLKGEIARKKVIISR; encoded by the coding sequence ATGGGAAAATTCTTTACTTCGGTCACACTTGGTTTTCTATTCATGGTTATAGTTCCCAGCTCTTGGGCACAGAGTAGTTCTGAAGCAGTTCGTACGGTTAAAACGTATAGCTATGCATTGGGCGAAACAAGACCTGAGTCTTCAGATTCGGAAACGAGTTATTTTTACAATTCAGATAACCAGCTTGTAATGGAACTTACTCCTTCGAATATGAAGGTTTACCACTACAACTCTGCGGCTTTAAAAGATAGTTTAATTGCTTATTACTGGAACTCTGACCAAAAAAGCTGGACATTGTCTTCAAAAACCTCATACGAGTATGATACCCAGGATCAACTGATCAGAGAGAATTCATATGGATCTACAGGTGAAATCACCTCTTATTTCTTATATGAAAACTATGTAAATGGGCTATACCAGGATCGCAAAACCATGTCTCCTGACGGGATGTCTATTTATTATTGGTCGCATCTGGACTACACTTTTGACGGAAACGACGTAGTTGCAGAAATTCAATCCAGAATAGCATCAACAGAGTCAGTTAACGATACAATTATTCTGGGAAAAGTAGATTATAGCTATACCGATGCTGTTAAAACAAGCGCTGTTTTTTCTGCTTATATGGATTCAGAGTATTATGCCGATACATTGGGTACGTGGTCTGAAAGTTATGCATACGATGGTTCAGGAAAACTAACGGTAAAATCTGTTACATCAGTAAGCCGGTATGGAAAATATGTGCAGGATTTCGATTATTTGTATGAAACTTATAATTCCGCGTATGCACCTTCAGGAGTTGTTGCCGCGTTAAAAACCGGAAATGATGTACTTCCAAATATTGTTGAAATTTCGTGGAATGCCGCTTCCTCATCCGATGTAACGGGTTACCAGGTAATGTGCGATACGATTGTTTCTGATATTATAACTGGAAACAGCTATACCGTTCCTTCGTCTGCGATGAATGGAAAGCATATATACGCCGTGTTGCCTGTTGTAAGTGGCACACTCCGGAACATCTCGGAAATGGTTAGTCTAACGGTAAATGATGAAGGAGTTCTTCCTGCTGAAAACCTGAAAATAACCGCTGTATCAGCAAAGAACGATGAGGATGGTTCTTATGATGTAACTTTAACCTGGGATGCTCCTGAAACAACCTCTGCAATTCAGAATTACAGGGTTTATTACTCTTCTTACGACTATATTGAGACCAGTGAAACAGAAGCTGTAGTGAATATTCCTTCGTATTATGCCGAAAGTACAAATGGCGAAGGCGATACTTATGGTGCAGAAATTTCCTTGTATGTTGTAACTTTTTACGAAACCGGGATATCCGCAAATTCTGACACCGTAACCTGCGTTCCTTATGATGGAACAATAGGTGCTCAGGCACAGAGTAGTTCTGAAGCAGTTCGTACAGTTAAAACGTATAGCTATGCATTGGGCGAAACAAGACCTGAGGCTTCAGATTCGGAAACGAGCTATTTTTACAATTCAGATAACCAGCTTGTAATGGAGCTTACTCCTTCGAATATGAAAGCTTATCATTACAGCTCTGCGGGCTTAAAGGATAGTTTAATTGCTTATTACTGGAACTCTGACCAAAAAAGCTGGACATTGTCTTCCAAAACCTCATACGAGTATGATGCCCAGGATCAGTTGATCAGAGAGAATTCATATGGATCTACAGGTGAAATCACCTCCTATTTCTTATATGAAAACTATGTAAATGGGCTATATCAGGATCGCAAAACCATGTCTCCTGACGGGATGTCTATTTATTATTGGTCGCATCTGGACTACACTTTTGACGGAAACGACGTAGTTGCAGAAATTCAATCCAGAATAGCATCAACAGAGTCAGGTAACGATACAATTATTCTGGGAAAAGTAGATTATAGCTATACCGATGCTGTTAAAACAAGCGCTGTTTTTTCTGCTTATATGGATTCAGAGTATTATGCCGATACATTGGGTACGTGGTCCGAAAGTTATGCATACGACGGTTCAGGACAACTAACGGTAAAATCTGTTACATCAGTAAGCCGGTATGGAAAATATGTGCAGGATTTCGATTATTTGTATGAAACTTATAATTCCGCGTATGCACCGTCAGGAGTTGTTGCTGCGTTAAAAACCGGAAATGATGTACTTCCAAATATTGTTGAAATTTCGTGGAATGCCGCTTCCTCATCCGATGTAACGGGTTATCAGGTAATGTGCGATACCATTGTTTCTGATATTATAACCGGAACCAGTTATACTGTTCCTTCTTCTGCGATGAATGGAGAGCATATATACGCCGTGTTGCCTGTAGTAAGTGGTACACTCCGGAACATTTCGGAAATGGTTAGTCTAAGGGTAAATGATGAAGGAGTTGTTCCTGCTGAAAACCTGAAAATAACTGCTGTATCAGCGAAGAACGAGGAGGATGGCTCTTATGATGTAACTTTAACCTGGGATGCTCCTGAAACAACATCAACAATTCAGAATTACAGGGTTTATTATTCTTCTTACGACTATATTGAGACCAGTGAAACAGAAGCTGTAGTGAATATTCCTTCTTATTATGCCGAAAGTACAAATGGCGAAGGCGATACTTATGGTGCAGAAATTTCCTTGTATGTTGTAACTTTCTACGAAACCGGAATATCCGCAAATTCTGACACCGTAACCTGCGTTCCTTATGATGGAACAATAACCGCAGTTGGCGAGGTTTTACAAGCTACTTCGTTAAAGATGTACCCAAATCCGGCAACTGATTATTTGAATTTCTCTGAACCTGTTTCAGTAAACATATTTAATATGCATGGTCAATTGGTTAAAAGCATCAATACGTTCAACAGTAACATCGAAGTGTCAACCTTGCAAAACGGTGTTTACCTTGTTGCATTAAAAAATCTTAAGGGAGAAATTGCCAGGAAAAAAGTGATTATTAGTAGATAA